A part of Paenibacillus donghaensis genomic DNA contains:
- a CDS encoding AraC family transcriptional regulator: MGMNGKNAYPLKWAIDYIEEHLNEPIQLEELAKTCYISLMQLYREFQRTSGHSIKDYIRKRRISNACIEIKYSPLPITGTLTAGSFCAVYCG, encoded by the coding sequence ATGGGCATGAACGGGAAGAACGCGTATCCTTTGAAATGGGCCATTGATTATATTGAGGAGCATTTGAATGAACCCATCCAGCTGGAGGAGCTTGCCAAGACCTGCTATATCTCACTAATGCAGCTGTACCGCGAATTCCAGCGTACCTCCGGGCATTCCATTAAAGATTATATTCGCAAAAGACGCATCAGCAACGCCTGCATAGAGATTAAATATTCGCCACTCCCAATCACCGGTACGCTCACTGCGGGAAGTTTTTGCGCTGTATACTGCGGATGA
- a CDS encoding GyrI-like domain-containing protein: MSEHIRNNEIVRDTESYAPKSKPRVIEMIQAQLARQQLNTGTIGGETPYILDLPELQVIGWENSDEAGTPYSDLWSHVFGEFDIDARFDSIPSKVQGSGCYLGIFQQQVSVPPLWEASAWDTGFMLAVEVESGGCIPKGLIKQTFASSKYAIFIARGIPDQAFQTTCKLIKEQWLPSSEYRFNPDGVFFINYTEKSGPSDERFEAHLCVPVVRK; encoded by the coding sequence ATGTCAGAGCACATACGCAATAACGAGATTGTTCGGGATACCGAAAGTTATGCCCCCAAGTCGAAACCCCGGGTGATTGAAATGATCCAGGCACAGCTAGCCCGGCAGCAGCTGAATACAGGTACCATCGGCGGCGAAACGCCGTATATTCTTGATCTGCCGGAGCTCCAGGTGATCGGCTGGGAGAACAGCGACGAAGCAGGAACGCCTTATTCCGATCTCTGGAGTCATGTGTTCGGAGAGTTTGATATTGATGCCCGATTTGATTCCATCCCGTCCAAGGTGCAGGGCAGCGGGTGTTACCTGGGTATTTTTCAGCAGCAAGTATCCGTTCCTCCGCTCTGGGAAGCCAGTGCATGGGACACCGGGTTTATGCTGGCAGTAGAGGTGGAGTCTGGCGGATGTATTCCTAAAGGGCTGATTAAACAGACGTTTGCGTCCTCCAAGTATGCTATTTTTATCGCCCGCGGTATCCCTGATCAGGCGTTCCAAACCACCTGCAAGCTGATAAAAGAGCAGTGGCTGCCTTCATCGGAATACAGGTTTAACCCAGACGGTGTGTTCTTTATCAATTATACGGAGAAGTCGGGACCCAGCGACGAACGGTTCGAAGCTCACCTCTGTGTTCCGGTAGTACGCAAATAG
- a CDS encoding PEP/pyruvate-binding domain-containing protein produces MEKVIRGFAELEPELRQAAGGKGAMLSRMVQGDYPVPEGFVVLPAAFTGEYLKEEAWEECKLRLKQLRRSRLHALFAVRSSAFSEDSAGASFAGEFETVLSVDSDADILKAIYAVFHSKDAERVQVYSAVQGMEAEHPLAVVVQLMVQSEISGVLFTADPITGSRITMPGNYVYGLGEPLVSGESNAMSFSLSRKGGKYEGPREFKKYASTLAAYAARLERELGAPQDIEWAVAGGEVFLLQTRPITTLSSGNRDTYEINDSLSGDYLWTNNNVGESIADVCTPLSWSVLRALDEEHTVITGQHMFSGNICGRVYANVSLSVSMFSAFGLNPQPILHKMSRVFGVIPEGMSVPQYPFSRRELIRTALPRILYSIKRTREAVRGVSQQLSTSPTWCREMTKRLQQTDSREQLLRLWNTELWPQNVRAMWSGLEAAAAKMQQTEKLLAKLGRLMGEEDAHLLLASTGEGAELASLGPMKGIFQVMKGELSRSEYAAEYGHRGPHEFELSVADPGEDTSWLEQQIAEFQTAAPDVNELLRKQQARTAEASARLEREYPRQAKRLFRQITAAAEGPRLREAARSEWTRTFRVNRAFALKAGELSGLGEDVFFLYLDEILGWLAGGELSAAAQIPKRQEMYQRYQSLPPLPSMIRGRFDPFIWVKDPHRRLDMYDASRPEERSDTECLQGFAGAAGRIEGRVRVLNRPEDGKLLQSGEILVASTTNVGWTPLFPRAAAIITDIGAPLSHAAIVARELGIPAVVGCGTATSRLRTGDWVAVDGGQGRVRILNT; encoded by the coding sequence ATGGAAAAGGTGATTCGCGGATTTGCCGAGCTGGAGCCTGAGCTGCGACAAGCGGCAGGTGGTAAAGGGGCGATGCTGTCCAGAATGGTTCAGGGCGACTATCCCGTTCCGGAAGGGTTCGTCGTATTGCCTGCGGCGTTCACTGGCGAATATTTAAAAGAAGAAGCCTGGGAGGAGTGCAAACTGCGCCTGAAGCAGCTGCGCCGCTCCCGCCTTCATGCCTTGTTTGCCGTCCGCTCGTCGGCGTTTAGCGAGGATTCGGCAGGGGCTTCTTTTGCCGGAGAATTCGAAACGGTGCTGAGTGTGGATTCGGATGCCGATATCCTGAAAGCCATCTACGCTGTATTCCATTCCAAAGATGCCGAACGGGTGCAGGTCTACAGCGCAGTCCAGGGGATGGAAGCTGAGCATCCACTGGCGGTGGTAGTCCAGCTGATGGTCCAGTCGGAAATTTCCGGCGTGCTGTTTACTGCGGATCCGATTACCGGAAGCCGGATCACCATGCCGGGCAATTATGTTTATGGACTGGGGGAACCACTGGTATCGGGGGAGAGCAATGCCATGTCCTTTTCTCTCTCCAGAAAAGGCGGCAAATATGAAGGACCCCGCGAATTCAAGAAATATGCCTCCACGCTGGCGGCCTATGCGGCGCGGCTGGAACGGGAGCTGGGCGCGCCGCAGGATATCGAATGGGCTGTCGCCGGAGGGGAAGTGTTTCTTCTGCAGACAAGGCCGATAACAACCCTGAGTTCCGGCAATCGGGATACTTATGAAATCAACGACTCCTTGAGCGGGGATTATCTCTGGACCAACAATAATGTAGGCGAATCGATTGCCGATGTCTGTACTCCCTTAAGCTGGTCTGTCCTGCGTGCGCTTGACGAGGAGCATACTGTAATTACCGGGCAGCATATGTTCTCCGGTAATATATGCGGAAGAGTGTATGCCAACGTCAGCCTATCGGTGTCCATGTTCTCTGCCTTTGGACTGAATCCCCAGCCGATTCTGCACAAGATGAGCCGTGTTTTCGGAGTTATTCCTGAGGGCATGTCCGTGCCACAGTATCCATTCTCCAGACGGGAGCTGATCCGCACAGCCCTGCCCCGAATACTGTACAGCATCAAGCGGACGCGGGAAGCGGTACGCGGTGTTTCGCAGCAACTGTCGACATCGCCGACATGGTGCAGGGAGATGACGAAGAGGCTGCAGCAGACCGATAGCCGGGAGCAGCTTCTACGCTTATGGAACACCGAACTATGGCCGCAGAATGTACGGGCGATGTGGTCGGGACTTGAAGCTGCTGCCGCCAAAATGCAGCAAACCGAGAAGCTGCTGGCGAAGCTGGGCAGGCTGATGGGGGAGGAGGATGCCCACTTGTTGCTGGCAAGCACAGGTGAGGGAGCGGAGCTGGCCAGCCTGGGGCCCATGAAGGGAATATTCCAGGTCATGAAGGGAGAGCTTAGCCGCAGCGAGTATGCCGCTGAATATGGGCATCGCGGGCCGCATGAGTTCGAGCTGTCGGTTGCAGACCCTGGAGAGGATACCAGCTGGCTGGAGCAGCAGATCGCAGAATTCCAGACGGCTGCGCCGGATGTGAATGAGCTGCTGCGTAAGCAGCAGGCCCGAACGGCAGAGGCTTCGGCCAGGCTGGAACGGGAGTATCCCCGGCAGGCGAAGCGGCTGTTCCGGCAGATTACCGCGGCGGCGGAGGGACCCCGTCTGCGTGAAGCGGCGCGTTCAGAATGGACGCGGACGTTTCGTGTCAACCGTGCGTTTGCGCTGAAGGCAGGCGAATTGTCGGGGCTTGGCGAGGATGTTTTTTTTCTGTACCTGGATGAAATCCTTGGATGGCTGGCCGGAGGTGAGCTATCTGCCGCTGCACAGATTCCGAAGCGTCAAGAGATGTACCAGCGCTATCAGTCACTGCCGCCGTTGCCGTCCATGATCAGGGGAAGGTTCGATCCCTTCATCTGGGTGAAGGACCCTCATCGCAGGCTGGATATGTATGATGCCTCCCGGCCGGAGGAGCGTTCCGATACCGAATGCCTGCAAGGGTTCGCCGGAGCTGCCGGGCGGATCGAGGGACGGGTGCGTGTTCTGAACCGTCCGGAGGACGGCAAGCTGCTGCAATCCGGAGAGATTCTGGTCGCTTCCACCACCAATGTGGGCTGGACCCCGTTGTTTCCCAGAGCAGCGGCTATCATTACCGATATTGGTGCGCCGCTCTCCCATGCTGCCATTGTAGCCCGGGAGCTGGGGATTCCTGCCGTAGTAGGCTGCGGGACGGCCACCTCCAGGCTGAGGACAGGTGATTGGGTGGCAGTAGACGGAGGGCAGGGGCGGGTACGGATTCTGAACACCTGA
- a CDS encoding FAD-dependent oxidoreductase, producing the protein MQAGYRFEQEVPLYAESDVIVLGGGPAGTAAAVSAARCGKKVMLLEKSAQLGGMGTLANVSVFMPVGNVTGFYRELISEMLAAYLPPGHDESIAPQYSPFLLRHYLNEKLHKEGVAVCLHTEFIGTIKDGDSIQAVITSTREGLRAFRAKQFIDCTGDARAAIEAGVPYTSGRDGDGMTQPMTLMFTMQDTGKPVLRQLPEGCEIYNEVEDLPQGRRLYWEQGAEGSLLVNMSRVKGNGARIDDMNRAEPEALRQVFSIVDYLQRSGYETYALAHVAAQTGVRETNQIVGLYTLTEEDILKGHRFEDVVAQTTYEIDIHNPDGRRTTDIRRIDGYDVPYRCMVPEQYGNLLVAGRAISATHVAMSSMRVQATCYALGQAAGIAASLAIEKSCSFRDVPIPALHAILAEQQAVFKKPAAEQAGR; encoded by the coding sequence ATGCAAGCAGGGTACAGATTCGAACAGGAAGTCCCTCTTTACGCAGAGTCAGATGTTATTGTATTGGGAGGAGGACCCGCAGGAACGGCAGCAGCAGTCTCCGCAGCGCGTTGCGGCAAGAAGGTCATGCTGCTGGAGAAGTCCGCGCAGCTTGGTGGAATGGGCACGCTGGCAAATGTAAGCGTATTTATGCCGGTAGGCAATGTAACAGGCTTCTACCGTGAGCTGATCTCCGAGATGCTGGCTGCCTATTTACCCCCAGGGCATGATGAATCGATTGCGCCGCAGTATTCACCTTTTCTACTGCGCCATTATTTGAACGAGAAGCTGCACAAGGAAGGCGTTGCAGTCTGCCTCCATACGGAATTCATCGGTACAATTAAGGATGGCGACTCGATTCAGGCGGTAATCACCTCGACCCGGGAAGGCCTGAGAGCCTTCCGGGCCAAGCAGTTCATTGATTGTACAGGAGATGCAAGAGCAGCCATTGAAGCTGGCGTACCTTACACCTCTGGTAGAGACGGGGACGGAATGACCCAGCCGATGACGCTGATGTTCACGATGCAGGATACAGGCAAGCCGGTGCTGCGCCAGCTGCCGGAAGGCTGCGAAATCTATAATGAAGTAGAAGATCTGCCTCAGGGCAGACGCTTGTACTGGGAACAGGGGGCTGAAGGCTCCCTTCTGGTCAATATGTCGCGGGTCAAGGGCAACGGAGCCCGAATCGATGATATGAACCGGGCCGAACCAGAGGCGCTGCGCCAGGTCTTCTCGATCGTCGACTATCTCCAGCGCAGCGGATACGAGACCTATGCGCTGGCCCACGTGGCTGCACAGACGGGAGTCCGGGAGACGAACCAGATCGTCGGCCTCTATACGCTGACGGAAGAAGATATCCTGAAAGGTCACCGGTTCGAGGATGTGGTTGCCCAGACCACCTACGAGATTGACATCCATAATCCGGATGGCCGCAGAACTACTGATATTCGCCGCATCGACGGCTACGATGTGCCTTACCGCTGTATGGTCCCGGAGCAGTACGGCAACTTGCTGGTAGCCGGACGCGCCATATCGGCCACTCATGTCGCGATGTCCTCGATGCGGGTACAGGCCACCTGCTACGCGCTTGGGCAAGCTGCCGGAATCGCCGCTTCCCTGGCTATCGAGAAGTCCTGCTCCTTCCGAGATGTGCCGATCCCGGCGCTGCATGCCATTCTGGCTGAGCAGCAGGCGGTCTTCAAAAAGCCGGCCGCAGAGCAGGCTGGCCGTTAA
- a CDS encoding SDR family oxidoreductase, with translation MQDPTKQYRKAGPDFEQQQPPPGIEQKMTPKPDAGQETYVGTGRLAGRKAIVTGADSGIGRAVAIAYAREGADVVLAYLPEEQKDAQEVVKLVQEAGRKAIAMPGDLKDENYCEQLVAAAVEQLGGVDILANIAGMQQFVPEIAELTTEQFDDTFKTNVYSLFWLCKAAVKQMKPGSAIINTSSIQAYQPSPILLDYATTKAAINTFSKSLAQQVASKGICVNVVAPGPVWTPLQISGGQPQDVLKEFGAKTPLGRPGQPAEMAPAYVFLASQESSYISGETLNANGGMPTP, from the coding sequence ATGCAAGACCCTACCAAGCAATACCGCAAAGCCGGACCGGATTTCGAACAGCAGCAGCCGCCTCCCGGCATCGAGCAGAAGATGACTCCGAAGCCTGATGCGGGACAGGAAACCTATGTTGGCACCGGACGTCTTGCCGGACGCAAAGCGATTGTGACCGGCGCAGACAGCGGGATCGGCCGTGCTGTAGCTATTGCCTATGCCCGCGAAGGTGCGGATGTGGTGCTGGCCTATCTGCCGGAGGAACAGAAGGACGCGCAGGAGGTTGTGAAGCTGGTGCAGGAGGCCGGACGTAAGGCCATAGCTATGCCAGGTGACCTGAAGGACGAGAACTATTGTGAACAGCTGGTTGCTGCTGCGGTAGAGCAGCTGGGCGGAGTGGATATTCTGGCCAATATTGCCGGGATGCAGCAATTTGTTCCCGAAATCGCCGAGCTTACTACGGAGCAGTTCGACGATACCTTCAAGACCAATGTGTACTCCCTGTTCTGGCTCTGCAAAGCAGCGGTGAAGCAGATGAAGCCGGGCAGCGCGATAATTAATACCTCATCGATTCAGGCTTATCAGCCTTCACCGATTCTGCTGGATTACGCAACCACTAAGGCTGCGATCAATACGTTCAGCAAATCGTTGGCTCAGCAGGTAGCGAGCAAGGGCATCTGCGTCAACGTTGTGGCGCCTGGTCCGGTATGGACGCCGCTGCAGATCTCCGGCGGTCAGCCGCAGGACGTGCTGAAGGAGTTCGGCGCGAAGACGCCGCTGGGCCGTCCGGGACAGCCGGCAGAGATGGCCCCGGCCTACGTGTTCCTGGCCAGCCAGGAGTCAAGCTATATCAGCGGCGAAACGCTGAACGCCAATGGCGGAATGCCTACACCGTAA
- a CDS encoding LacI family DNA-binding transcriptional regulator, protein MRKKKLVTLQDIADELKLTIHTVSKALRGLPGMSEATREEVIETARRLGYRTKEQGLRGWYEKSPKLMTGRKRFTLLLNKDTPFFQLQLAGLQERLHEYGHSITVSFFPSFVKDRQGLERWVEQTDLLYNDGLFIPPTIHPELEAMLLSLPLPKVLINYPPPLAEVDSVIWDVEHAIRLSVRHFAVNGHRKILYIGNTHEHRGFQLRWTAFQSAMQELGCTVDPGDHLTESKPFHSGWDEELYAKLLHTGCTAILCAIDMDLYPLLYLLQTRGHTVPADYSLIGLENLGQPDVYPSLARPALLVKEAGCRAAERMLRRIADPAEPFEHIRLAGGFIAGDSVSLLPRS, encoded by the coding sequence ATGCGGAAGAAAAAGCTAGTCACCCTGCAGGATATAGCGGATGAACTGAAATTGACGATCCATACCGTGTCCAAGGCCTTGCGCGGCCTGCCGGGGATGTCGGAAGCTACCCGTGAGGAAGTTATTGAAACCGCGCGGCGGCTGGGCTACCGTACCAAGGAACAAGGATTGCGGGGATGGTATGAGAAGAGCCCCAAGCTGATGACCGGTAGAAAAAGATTTACCTTGCTGCTGAACAAGGACACCCCCTTCTTTCAGCTGCAGCTGGCTGGACTGCAGGAGCGGCTGCATGAATATGGTCATTCAATTACCGTATCCTTCTTTCCTTCCTTTGTTAAAGACCGCCAGGGGCTGGAGCGCTGGGTAGAGCAGACGGACCTGCTCTATAATGATGGCCTATTCATCCCGCCGACGATTCACCCCGAGCTGGAGGCGATGCTGCTCTCGCTGCCGCTTCCGAAGGTGCTGATCAACTACCCGCCTCCGCTGGCCGAGGTAGACAGTGTCATTTGGGATGTGGAGCATGCCATCCGCCTGTCGGTGCGCCATTTCGCGGTCAATGGACACCGGAAGATCCTGTATATCGGGAATACTCATGAACATCGGGGATTCCAACTGCGCTGGACGGCATTTCAGTCCGCGATGCAGGAGCTCGGCTGCACCGTTGATCCCGGCGACCATCTTACCGAGTCGAAGCCATTCCATTCAGGCTGGGACGAGGAGCTGTACGCCAAGCTGCTGCATACGGGTTGTACCGCGATCCTCTGCGCGATTGATATGGATCTGTATCCGCTGCTCTACTTGCTGCAGACCAGGGGACATACCGTTCCGGCCGATTATTCACTGATCGGCCTGGAGAACCTTGGGCAGCCTGACGTCTATCCCAGCCTGGCCCGGCCGGCGCTGCTGGTCAAGGAAGCCGGCTGCCGTGCGGCGGAGCGGATGCTGCGGCGGATTGCGGATCCCGCCGAGCCCTTTGAGCATATCCGCCTGGCCGGCGGATTCATTGCCGGCGACAGTGTCAGCCTGCTGCCGCGCAGCTAA
- a CDS encoding GNAT family N-acetyltransferase — protein MTRLAELAAFIHVHNQGEQRCGYAGSTSEDIRHDLMDGLEASSRLLYEGNELVGAAIADVYEAGSGGEQDIEVWGPYAANSNVEVIRQLLKQVELLARHNKARSVHFFISEHNHQLLDELLLYRQLKSNGHYHYSLNMHKYVVSPAPLYTSIVKLSGSDREELEPLIELHRQNFQNAIFTEDDLLREVADSSSEYDIYTVQEQKTCSGYMIVRRNELTRSIQLEYICMAPEARGQGTGKALVAYLVDHYRSMRYSSMELVVSESNLDAQRFYERLAFNRDQIMKHIVISGAMDREVE, from the coding sequence TTGACCAGGCTTGCGGAGTTGGCTGCGTTTATCCATGTTCATAATCAGGGGGAGCAGCGGTGTGGATACGCGGGCAGCACGAGTGAGGATATCAGGCATGACCTGATGGACGGACTAGAAGCTTCCAGCCGCTTATTGTATGAAGGGAATGAGCTGGTTGGAGCAGCCATCGCGGATGTGTATGAGGCTGGGAGCGGCGGAGAACAGGATATTGAGGTGTGGGGTCCGTATGCGGCCAACAGTAATGTGGAGGTTATCCGGCAGCTGTTGAAGCAAGTAGAACTTCTGGCCAGGCACAATAAAGCCCGGAGCGTTCACTTCTTTATCAGCGAGCACAACCATCAGCTGCTTGATGAGCTGTTGCTGTACCGCCAATTGAAAAGTAACGGACATTATCATTATTCATTAAATATGCATAAATATGTGGTTAGTCCAGCACCGCTATACACGTCCATTGTGAAGCTGAGTGGGTCGGATAGGGAAGAGCTGGAACCATTAATAGAATTACACCGTCAGAATTTCCAGAATGCGATCTTCACAGAAGACGATCTGTTAAGGGAAGTGGCTGACAGCAGCAGCGAATACGATATTTATACTGTTCAAGAGCAGAAGACTTGCTCCGGCTATATGATCGTTAGAAGAAATGAGCTGACGCGCAGCATTCAGTTGGAGTATATCTGTATGGCGCCCGAGGCTCGCGGGCAAGGAACCGGCAAAGCACTGGTTGCATACCTCGTTGACCATTACCGGTCAATGCGTTACAGCAGCATGGAACTGGTTGTCAGTGAGAGCAACCTAGATGCGCAGCGTTTCTACGAGCGGCTGGCTTTTAACAGAGATCAAATCATGAAGCATATTGTCATCAGCGGTGCGATGGATAGAGAAGTAGAATAA